TCATCAACAAATGAATTAACATTAAATATTTACATACTTTATTAAATCTGGTAGATATAACAGGGAGATAAAATGCCAGCCCagaaccccccccacccccccacccaaaTAACAAAACCATAATCACGTGACATCAGGTTTACTGTCCTTCCTGACCAGATGATTGCTCTGTCAATCACTCTGAAGCAAATGTGCAAACAACAGAAATAACCCGAACACCACATTATAACCCACTCCCCAAAGTGAACGTTTGTGTCTTTGCTCCTTAAtctcatcctgtgtgtgtgtgtgtgtgtgtgtgtgtgtgtgtgtgtgtgtgtgtgtgtgtgtgtgtgtgtgtgtgtgtgtgtgtgtgtgtgtgtgtgtgttcccgacCCCGTCCCAACACTACCCATAATGTCCTTTCCCTTGATCATTGTTGTCCTTGCTGGTCTTGAACCACTTAAGAATAGGGTTAAAGAGATCCATTTGGGATTGGGCCAACGAGAGCAAGAAAATCCTCTCCGGTCCATCCCTGGTTTTGACTCAGTCCTGGTTTATAATATAGGGTTGAGATCCATCCCTGGTTTTGATTCAGTCCTGGTTTATAATATAGGGTTGAGATCCATCCCTGGTTTTGATTCAGTCCTGGTTTATAATATAGGGTTCAGCAAAGCATATTACTTAGGCTTCTCTCCTTGCCAGCCTGCCAGTTAGTGAGAGTTGGTTTTCATTTAGTCCTGGTTTCTGTCGACTAGAGGTCGCTGCCAGTCAGTATGCCAGTACGTTCAGGGCTGTTGTTTGAGCTTTGCCAGcctgccagtcagtcagtgagtcagtgagttCAGGGGCATTGTTTGAGCTGTGCCAGCCTGCGGAGTAGCTGCTGCCGTCTGGCCTTCAGCTGCCGTTTCTCCTGTGCCCGCTGGCGCTCGCTAGAATGCAGCTGCGCCAGGTACTCTGTGGCACGTATCAGTATGGCCACCTTGGGCGTCTTGGGGCACTCTGCCAAGCCAGGGATGTTGTCCCGCAGCGCCAGGAAACGAGAACGCAGGTCGTTGCGTCGTTTACGTTCCAGGAAGTTGTGAGTCTTGCGTTTGTCCGTGTCCTCACAGTCGGAGGACTGGGGGCTGCAGGGGTGGGAGCAGTGGGAGTATGACTTCAAGGGGGAGAGGTGGTGGGAGGAGAAGGATGGGGGAGAGTTCGAGGGGGAGGAGGCAAGGATGAGTGTGTTGGCGTCAGTTGACTCCGAACCGGCCGTTGCTACTGCGACGTGAGGTGGTTTGCTCTCAGAGTTCTGATTGGTTGAGGCGGGGCCTGGGTGTGGCTGGGTGTGAGATGAGTTTGAGAAGTTATGAGAAGAGTTTGGGGGCTCGTGTCGGACCCTCTTCCTGGGGGGCTCGTGTCGGACCCTCTTCctggggggatgtttgtgtgtgtcggGGGAAGGAGCTGCGTAGTTATGCTGCTGTTGGTGGATAGAGACATGGAAGTGTTTCATACACGGGTCCACAGGGTCCACTCCGACCACGATGGTCACCGGCGTCCGCACGTTCAGCCCGCCGTTGGCCAGCCGCCGGGGCTTGTACTGCCGGTGTTCCACAGTCACCACATCaatctcctcttcatcctcctcctcctcatcatcatcactggATTCATCATCTGGAGAAGCAATAGAAGGTTAGTGACCAGAGCaatgcaaacaaacaaacaaacaaacaaaccaaagaaAAACTTCTGAAACAAAGATAATCAACTACTATGTGCATGACATTTATTCACTTGATCCTTTATAAAATCACTTTATTTACCCTTCTATATTCACAATAAACACTAACaggaaattaaaaaaaaacattttaaaaaaaggTATAAAATTAACttgggagggtttagtattttgACAAGAcgaccaattggataccatgaaattggggagggaAAAGTCAATATTTCGGTGTTTTATAATTAGTTTCTTATTaggatatataatatatatacattgctcaaaaaaataaagggaacacttaaacaacacaatgtaactccaagtcaatcacacttctgtgaaatcaaactgtccacttaggaagcaacactgattgacaataaatttcacatgctgttgtgcaaatggaatagacaaaaggtggaaattataggcaattaacaagacacccccaataaaggagtggttctgcaggtggtgaccacagacaacttctcagttcctatgcttcctggctgatgttttggtcacttttgaatgctggcggtgctctcactctaatggtagcatgagacggagtctacaacccacacaagtggctcaggtagtgcagttcatccaggatggcacatcaatgcgagctgtggcaaaaaggtttgctgtgtctgtcagcgtagtgtccagagcatggaggcgctaccaggagacaggccagtacatcaggagacgtggaggaggccgtaggagggcaacaacccagcagcaggaccgctacctccgcctttgtgcaaggaggtgcactgccagagccctgcaaaatgacctccagcaggccacaaatgtgcataggccatagtctgactgagcgatggtgggcaccagcaggcttgtaaggattcattcaaacagcactttcgtgcgttttacCAGCAGCTCTgatgtttatgaattcaagcctatcaactcccgagattcggctggtgtaaccgatgtgaaatggctagctagttagcggggtgcgcgctaaaagcgtttcaaacgtcactcgctctgagacttggagtagttgttccccttgctctgcatgggtaacgctgcttcgagggtggctgttgtcgatgtgttcctggttcgagcccaggtaggagcgaggagagggacggaagctatactgttacactggcaatactaaagtgcctataagaacatccaatagtcaaaggtatatgaaatacaaatggtatagggagaaatagtcctataattcctataactacaacctaaaacttcttacctgggaatattgaagactcatgttaaaaggaaccaccagctttcatatgttctgagcaaggaacttaaacgttagcttttttacatggcacatattgcacttttactttcttctccaacactttgtttttgcattatttaaaccatttAAATTATttaaggctaaattgattttattgatgtattatattaggtTAAAAtatgtgttcattcagtattgttgtaattgtcattattacaaataaaaaaaaatattttttatattaaaaaaagtggccttttttttgtcctccaataatcaatatcgtatcggcgttgaaaaatcataatcggtcgacctctaatatataTAGATGTGTGCCTAATGCCAGccctcatctctgattctctgcaGGGTGCACAATAAAGTATTGACTATTTAGTGTGGTCTTAATCAAATGACCCACAACCTATAGATTCTGAAGGGATCCGATTATATACTGTAAAGGGATCTATAACAGCACTTTGGTCCACgatgctttatgctagaaacaagctgtaaaataccTGGGAAAGACGTGACACCGATGCATATGGAGATATCATTGTTTTGTTTCTTTGACATTCAGAAGCTGAGCTACAACCTTGTACAGCGAAGGAGACAAAAGATAACTTCCCAAGCAAAGTCTATCTAATTCTGTCACCATCAGttgattaagctattcactttATGTACAATACATGTTTAAATCCAGACCGCTTTTAGGGAAAACACTTGTGACCTTCTCTCGTTGGGTTAAACCACACAGCTTTCAATTTTCTGCGTCGGTAggccctactctgtctggggtggaaaagtaggccctactctgtctggggtggaaaagtaggccctactctgtctggggtggaaaagtaggccctactctgtctggggtggaaaagtaggccctactctgtctggggtggaaaagtaggccctactctgtctggggtggaaaagtaggccctactctgtctggggtggaaaagtagg
This is a stretch of genomic DNA from Salvelinus fontinalis isolate EN_2023a unplaced genomic scaffold, ASM2944872v1 scaffold_0077, whole genome shotgun sequence. It encodes these proteins:
- the myclb gene encoding protein L-Myc-1b — translated: MPGINSDPHYESGWEMEYDRYQHYFYDDHDPDEDFFKSTAPSEDIWKKFELVPTPPMSPIRTLEGAAGVGMVCPSLGDKLEWVSQFLGQEDDQDVPCKLSSAEEAFGNLSSIIIQDCMWSSFSAGKQLEKVVGERHASCPGSGSTKPAPQQVGAGINTTGRAQCVTMPMDTPVPVLSSLATDCVDPAAVLTFPLTGGPFKKPAVSSGSESPTDSSDDESSDDDEEEEDEEEIDVVTVEHRQYKPRRLANGGLNVRTPVTIVVGVDPVDPCMKHFHVSIHQQQHNYAAPSPDTHKHPPRKRVRHEPPRKRVRHEPPNSSHNFSNSSHTQPHPGPASTNQNSESKPPHVAVATAGSESTDANTLILASSPSNSPPSFSSHHLSPLKSYSHCSHPCSPQSSDCEDTDKRKTHNFLERKRRNDLRSRFLALRDNIPGLAECPKTPKVAILIRATEYLAQLHSSERQRAQEKRQLKARRQQLLRRLAQLKQCP